One genomic window of Polyangium aurulentum includes the following:
- the tpx gene encoding thiol peroxidase: MATITLKGNPIRTSGELPAQGSAAPDFSLLKGDLSRASLSSFPGKKVLNIFPSIDTPVCQASVRKFNEVAAKRGVAVLNISEDLPFAQKRFCAAEGIDKCESLSAFRSSFGRDYGVEIAEGPFAGLTARAVVVLDESNKVIHAELVPEIAQEPNYDAALAALG; this comes from the coding sequence ATGGCGACGATCACGCTGAAGGGCAATCCGATCCGCACTTCGGGCGAGCTGCCGGCACAGGGCAGCGCGGCTCCCGATTTCAGCCTCCTCAAGGGTGACCTCTCCCGGGCGAGCCTCTCGTCGTTCCCGGGCAAGAAGGTCCTCAACATCTTCCCGAGCATCGACACGCCGGTCTGCCAGGCCTCGGTGCGCAAGTTCAACGAGGTCGCCGCCAAGAGGGGCGTCGCGGTGCTGAACATCTCCGAGGACCTGCCCTTTGCGCAGAAGCGATTCTGCGCCGCCGAGGGCATCGACAAGTGCGAATCCCTCTCGGCCTTCCGCTCGTCGTTCGGCCGCGATTACGGCGTCGAGATCGCCGAGGGCCCCTTTGCCGGCCTCACCGCGCGCGCGGTGGTCGTGCTCGACGAGAGCAACAAGGTCATCCACGCCGAGCTCGTTCCCGAGATCGCGCAGGAGCCGAATTACGACGCAGCGCTCGCCGCCCTCGGCTGA
- a CDS encoding TolB family protein gives MTSAPDSPELLLPKRRVWPVLVVLAAIVLGAGIAFYRISREPLPQRVLIAIDLDGYWWEGSRPAAALADGLADRLADIGFEPVRGGDPEVTEVLEKAKSPEEAARKLRAGFIVTASLRPQLIEHPVEGGYIETRVDAPIEVRYLDDVEGSQGRLVAWSGAKEKGDALRLLANSLANMAFDEVYPRLTGHSTIQAIFGGRDLKRSAQLQPAKNYLEFRNRKLEEAKKSYEDLEKTRKEADRGAKVTYHSPVSAQDALGGAGASGVLVKTADVTPYVAVRTMELAWITRLETLEWRAPAGDKKLLWSGYHVFSYPSIAPEGAPVIFVEDLFGWAKTLTVVGADGQSKRIRVDPEHRFVDPKIAPGGKAAALYDRPCRECPANLLVVSTDDGRALFERPHEGGSFSGFSWIDATHLAFLYTPAIPAVQAEAEGAEETEPVAASAIKMPPQSLFVVDLGAQPPAAAAVHTARENQAFQSPEASRDGRLIAMESHGNGAPQLALLDVADKKLAIFDLGGPRTPAFSPDGKTLAVVRNGDIALFDPEKKEIRPLTDNPWLERYPVFSPDGARVYFESLGEDPNYPRRGNSLVASASVADAGKPEPVAEVKP, from the coding sequence ATGACCTCCGCCCCCGACTCCCCGGAGCTTCTCCTCCCCAAGCGCCGTGTCTGGCCCGTGCTCGTCGTCCTCGCGGCGATCGTGCTCGGCGCCGGCATCGCCTTTTACCGCATCTCGCGCGAGCCTTTGCCGCAACGCGTGCTCATCGCCATCGATCTCGACGGCTACTGGTGGGAGGGCTCTCGGCCCGCGGCGGCGCTCGCGGATGGGCTCGCCGATCGCCTCGCCGACATCGGCTTCGAGCCCGTGCGCGGCGGCGATCCCGAGGTCACGGAGGTCCTCGAGAAGGCCAAGTCGCCCGAGGAAGCCGCGCGCAAGCTCCGCGCCGGCTTCATCGTCACGGCCTCGCTCCGCCCCCAGCTCATCGAGCACCCGGTCGAGGGCGGCTATATCGAGACCCGCGTCGATGCGCCCATCGAGGTGCGCTACCTCGACGACGTCGAGGGCTCCCAGGGCCGCCTCGTGGCCTGGTCGGGCGCCAAGGAAAAAGGCGACGCATTGCGCCTGCTCGCCAATTCGCTCGCCAACATGGCCTTCGACGAGGTCTACCCGCGCCTGACGGGCCATTCGACGATCCAGGCCATCTTCGGAGGCCGCGACCTCAAGCGCTCGGCCCAGCTCCAGCCCGCGAAGAACTACCTCGAATTCCGTAATCGCAAGCTCGAGGAGGCCAAGAAATCGTACGAGGACCTCGAGAAGACGCGCAAGGAGGCCGATCGCGGCGCCAAGGTCACCTATCACAGCCCCGTGTCCGCGCAGGACGCCCTGGGAGGCGCGGGCGCATCGGGCGTGCTCGTGAAGACCGCCGACGTGACGCCCTACGTGGCCGTTCGGACCATGGAGCTGGCGTGGATCACGCGGCTCGAGACCCTCGAATGGCGCGCTCCGGCAGGTGATAAGAAGCTTCTCTGGAGCGGCTATCACGTCTTCAGCTATCCCTCGATCGCCCCCGAGGGCGCCCCCGTGATCTTCGTCGAGGATCTCTTCGGCTGGGCAAAGACGCTCACCGTCGTCGGCGCGGACGGCCAATCGAAGAGGATCCGCGTCGATCCCGAGCACCGCTTCGTCGACCCGAAGATCGCCCCCGGCGGCAAGGCGGCCGCCCTCTACGACCGCCCCTGCCGAGAATGTCCGGCGAACCTGCTGGTCGTCTCGACGGACGACGGCCGCGCGCTCTTCGAGAGGCCGCACGAGGGCGGAAGCTTCAGCGGTTTTTCATGGATTGACGCGACGCACCTCGCCTTCCTCTACACGCCGGCCATCCCCGCGGTGCAGGCGGAGGCCGAGGGCGCCGAGGAGACCGAGCCCGTCGCCGCGAGCGCCATCAAGATGCCCCCGCAATCGCTGTTCGTCGTCGACCTCGGCGCCCAGCCGCCTGCCGCCGCCGCGGTCCACACGGCCCGGGAAAACCAGGCCTTCCAGAGCCCCGAGGCGAGCCGCGACGGCCGCCTGATCGCCATGGAGAGCCACGGCAACGGGGCTCCCCAGCTCGCCCTCCTCGACGTCGCGGACAAGAAGCTCGCCATCTTCGACCTCGGCGGCCCGCGCACCCCTGCTTTCTCGCCGGACGGCAAGACCCTGGCCGTCGTGCGCAATGGCGACATCGCCCTCTTCGACCCGGAGAAGAAAGAGATTCGCCCCCTCACCGACAATCCCTGGCTCGAGCGCTACCCCGTCTTCTCGCCCGACGGCGCGCGCGTCTATTTCGAGTCGCTCGGCGAGGACCCCAATTACCCCCGCCGCGGCAATTCCCTCGTCGCCTCGGCCAGCGTCGCGGACGCGGGCAAACCCGAGCCTGTCGCCGAGGTGAAGCCGTGA
- a CDS encoding SDR family oxidoreductase, whose translation MPEPLILVTGATDGIGRQTALELLRRGARVLVHGRNAEKASATCEALRRQTASDRVEVEHADLSSMAEVRALADRVLARHEKIDVLLNNAGVFLHERHLTAEGHETTFAVNHLAPFLLTHLLLPALERSDAARIVTVSSIAHNRGQIDFNDLTSSRYYHGYTAYASSKLANILFAYELSRRLRGTKITSNVLHPGVITTKLLRTGFGTGGGTLEQGAATSVRLATDPSLAQVTGKYFADEREAKSSALSHDRALQRRLYDVSAQLTGVAPLPPVD comes from the coding sequence ATGCCCGAGCCCCTCATCCTCGTCACGGGTGCGACCGACGGCATCGGCCGTCAGACCGCGCTCGAGCTGCTGCGCCGCGGCGCGCGCGTGCTCGTCCACGGCCGCAATGCCGAGAAGGCGTCCGCGACGTGCGAGGCCCTGCGGCGGCAGACCGCGAGCGACCGCGTCGAGGTCGAGCACGCCGATCTCTCCTCGATGGCCGAGGTCCGCGCGCTCGCCGATCGCGTCCTCGCGCGCCACGAAAAGATCGATGTCCTGCTCAACAATGCCGGCGTCTTCCTGCACGAGCGCCACCTGACCGCCGAGGGCCACGAGACGACCTTCGCGGTCAACCACCTCGCGCCGTTTCTGCTGACGCACCTGCTCCTGCCCGCGCTCGAGCGCAGCGACGCCGCGCGCATCGTCACCGTCAGCTCCATCGCGCACAACCGCGGGCAGATCGATTTCAACGATCTCACTTCGTCGCGCTACTACCACGGCTATACGGCCTATGCGTCTTCGAAGCTCGCGAACATCCTGTTCGCCTACGAGCTTTCGCGTCGGCTCCGCGGGACCAAGATCACATCGAACGTGCTTCACCCCGGCGTGATCACGACGAAGCTCCTGCGCACGGGGTTCGGCACGGGCGGGGGCACGCTCGAGCAAGGGGCGGCGACGTCGGTGCGGCTCGCGACCGACCCGAGCCTCGCGCAGGTGACGGGGAAGTATTTCGCCGACGAGCGCGAGGCCAAGTCCTCCGCGCTATCGCACGACCGCGCCCTCCAGCGCCGCCTCTACGACGTCAGCGCGCAGCTCACGGGCGTGGCGCCGCTTCCGCCGGTGGACTGA